A genome region from Pseudomonas helmanticensis includes the following:
- the dapF gene encoding diaminopimelate epimerase: MLLRFTKMHGLGNDFMVLDLVSQHAHIQPKHAKQWGDRHTGIGFDQLLIVEAPSNPDVDFRYRIFNSDGSEVEQCGNGARCFARFVLDKRLTAKRQIRVETKGGIIELDVRNDGQIGVNMGAPRLVPADIPFQAPAQAISYQLEVDGTTVELAAVSMGNPHAVLRVQDINSAPVHDLGPKIEHHPRFPARVNVGFLQVIDRNRAQLRVWERGAGETQACGTGACAAAVAAISQGWMDSPLLIDLPGGRLSIEWAGPGQPVLMTGPAVRVYEGQVRL, translated from the coding sequence ATGCTGCTGCGTTTTACCAAAATGCACGGCTTGGGCAATGACTTCATGGTTCTCGACCTGGTCAGCCAGCACGCGCATATTCAGCCAAAGCACGCCAAGCAATGGGGCGACCGCCACACCGGCATCGGTTTCGACCAGTTGCTGATCGTCGAGGCGCCGAGCAACCCGGATGTAGATTTCCGCTATCGGATCTTCAACTCCGACGGCTCTGAAGTCGAGCAGTGCGGCAACGGTGCACGCTGCTTTGCGCGCTTCGTGCTCGACAAGCGTCTGACCGCGAAACGGCAGATCCGCGTCGAGACCAAGGGCGGCATCATCGAACTGGACGTGCGTAACGACGGCCAGATCGGCGTGAACATGGGCGCCCCGCGTCTGGTGCCGGCGGACATTCCGTTCCAGGCGCCAGCGCAGGCCATCAGCTATCAGCTGGAAGTCGACGGCACCACGGTCGAACTCGCCGCTGTGTCGATGGGCAACCCGCATGCGGTGCTGCGCGTACAGGACATCAACAGTGCACCGGTGCATGACCTGGGGCCTAAAATCGAACACCATCCGCGCTTCCCGGCGCGGGTCAATGTCGGTTTCCTCCAGGTCATCGACCGTAATCGTGCGCAATTGCGCGTGTGGGAACGTGGCGCCGGGGAAACCCAGGCCTGCGGCACCGGCGCGTGTGCAGCGGCTGTCGCCGCGATCAGCCAGGGGTGGATGGATTCGCCGCTATTGATCGACCTGCCTGGCGGGCGCCTGTCCATTGAATGGGCAGGCCCTGGCCAACCGGTACTGATGACCGGTCCGGCAGTTCGTGTATACGAAGGACAAGTACGTCTTTGA
- the lysA gene encoding diaminopimelate decarboxylase, whose amino-acid sequence MDAFNYRGGELFAEGVALCAIADRFGTPTYVYSRAHIEAQYLAFADALAGMPHLVCFAVKANSNLGVLNVLARLGAGFDIVSRGELERVLAAGGSPDKIVFSGVGKTRDDMRRALEVGVHCFNVESTDELERLQVVAAELGVRAPVSLRVNPDVDAGTHPYISTGLKENKFGIAIADAEDVYVRAAHLPNLEVVGVDCHIGSQLTTLPPFLDALDRLLDLVDRLGDCGIHLRHIDLGGGLGVRYRDEEPPLAADYIKAVRERLNGRDLALVFEPGRFIVANAGVLLTQVEYLKHTEHKDFAIVDAAMNDLIRPALYQAWMDVTAVKPRDTAARKYDIVGPICETGDFLAKDRELALAEGDLLAVHSAGAYGFVMSSNYNTRGRAAEVLVDGDKVFEVRRRETVAELFAGESLLPE is encoded by the coding sequence ATGGACGCTTTTAACTACCGTGGCGGCGAACTGTTCGCGGAAGGTGTGGCGCTCTGCGCCATTGCCGACCGCTTCGGCACGCCTACCTACGTTTACTCGCGCGCACACATCGAAGCTCAGTATCTGGCCTTTGCCGATGCGCTGGCCGGCATGCCGCACCTGGTCTGCTTTGCGGTCAAAGCCAACTCCAACCTTGGCGTATTGAATGTCCTGGCCCGTCTCGGCGCCGGTTTCGACATCGTTTCCCGTGGCGAGCTGGAACGCGTACTCGCCGCTGGCGGTAGCCCTGACAAGATCGTTTTCTCCGGCGTCGGCAAGACCCGCGACGACATGCGTCGTGCGCTGGAAGTCGGCGTGCACTGCTTCAACGTCGAATCCACCGACGAGCTCGAGCGCCTGCAAGTAGTCGCCGCCGAGCTGGGCGTTCGCGCGCCGGTATCGCTGCGCGTGAACCCGGACGTCGATGCCGGCACCCACCCGTACATTTCCACCGGTCTCAAAGAGAACAAGTTCGGCATCGCCATCGCCGACGCCGAAGACGTGTACGTACGCGCCGCGCATCTGCCGAACCTGGAAGTGGTCGGTGTCGACTGCCACATCGGTTCGCAACTGACCACGCTGCCGCCGTTCCTCGATGCTCTCGACCGTCTGCTGGATCTGGTTGATCGTCTTGGCGATTGCGGCATTCACCTGCGCCACATCGATCTCGGTGGTGGTTTGGGTGTGCGTTATCGCGATGAAGAGCCGCCATTGGCCGCTGATTACATCAAAGCTGTGCGCGAACGTCTGAACGGCCGTGATCTGGCGCTGGTGTTCGAGCCAGGCCGTTTCATCGTTGCCAACGCCGGCGTGCTGCTGACTCAGGTCGAGTACCTCAAGCACACCGAACACAAGGATTTCGCCATCGTCGACGCGGCGATGAACGACCTGATCCGCCCGGCGCTGTATCAGGCGTGGATGGACGTCACCGCAGTCAAGCCGCGTGACACCGCTGCGCGCAAATACGACATCGTCGGCCCGATCTGCGAAACCGGTGACTTCCTCGCCAAGGATCGCGAATTGGCCCTGGCCGAAGGCGATCTGCTGGCCGTGCATTCGGCCGGCGCCTACGGTTTTGTGATGAGTTCCAACTACAACACTCGCGGCCGTGCTGCCGAAGTGCTGGTAGACGGTGACAAGGTATTTGAAGTGCGCCGCCGCGAAACCGTGGCCGAGCTGTTTGCCGGCGAAAGCCTGCTGCCGGAGTAA
- the lptM gene encoding LPS translocon maturation chaperone LptM, which produces MKRLISSLAALVAVACLVSACGQKGPLYLPDDSQDPAEQAKSSQQQPASKAHKHDVYQ; this is translated from the coding sequence ATGAAGCGCCTGATCTCTTCCCTTGCTGCGCTCGTCGCGGTTGCCTGCCTTGTTTCGGCCTGCGGTCAAAAAGGCCCGCTGTACCTGCCGGATGACAGCCAGGACCCGGCCGAGCAAGCCAAATCGTCGCAACAACAACCTGCCTCCAAGGCGCACAAGCACGACGTTTACCAATAA
- the cyaY gene encoding iron donor protein CyaY, producing the protein MSLSEARFHDLVDETQEKLEDIFDESDLDIDMENSAGVLTVKFENGSQLIFSRQEPLRQLWLAAVSGGFHFDYDEESERWMCDKSEEQLGEMLERIVKQQAGAEFDFEGL; encoded by the coding sequence ATGAGTTTGTCCGAAGCCCGTTTCCACGATCTGGTCGATGAAACCCAGGAAAAACTGGAAGACATCTTTGACGAAAGCGACCTGGATATCGACATGGAGAACTCGGCCGGTGTGCTCACCGTCAAGTTCGAAAACGGCTCGCAGCTGATCTTCAGCCGCCAGGAGCCGCTGCGTCAGCTGTGGCTGGCGGCGGTGTCCGGTGGTTTCCACTTCGACTACGATGAAGAAAGCGAGCGCTGGATGTGCGACAAGAGCGAAGAGCAATTGGGCGAAATGCTCGAGCGCATCGTCAAGCAGCAGGCCGGCGCCGAATTCGATTTCGAAGGTCTGTGA
- a CDS encoding DUF1289 domain-containing protein, protein MTDTAPVRPPKPLYSNISPAVPSPCSGVCRLDEQKVCLGCFRHVEDIREWRSADDQRRRVICQQAAARQNSV, encoded by the coding sequence GTGACTGACACCGCTCCCGTTCGTCCGCCGAAGCCGCTTTACAGCAACATCAGCCCGGCCGTGCCTTCGCCGTGCAGCGGCGTGTGCCGACTGGACGAACAAAAGGTTTGCCTGGGCTGCTTCCGGCATGTCGAGGACATCCGCGAATGGCGCTCGGCGGACGATCAGCGCCGTCGGGTGATTTGCCAGCAGGCTGCTGCCCGCCAGAATTCTGTTTGA
- the rnk gene encoding nucleoside diphosphate kinase regulator, with the protein MTAPSITLTRLDVQRLERLIDSLNDKDQAAPGVIALQTELDRADDVVGHDEVPADVVTMNSRVHCREEGSGKDYHLTLVYPKDANADEGKISILAPVGSALLGLKVGQHIDWPAPGGKSLKLTLLEVESQPVNGGVFPD; encoded by the coding sequence ATGACCGCACCTTCCATCACCCTTACCCGTCTGGACGTGCAACGTCTGGAGCGCCTGATCGACAGCCTGAACGATAAAGACCAGGCTGCGCCGGGCGTGATTGCGCTGCAAACCGAACTGGACCGCGCCGACGACGTGGTCGGCCACGATGAAGTGCCCGCCGATGTCGTGACCATGAATTCGCGCGTGCATTGCCGCGAAGAAGGCAGTGGCAAGGATTACCACCTGACGCTGGTCTATCCCAAGGATGCCAACGCCGACGAAGGCAAGATCTCCATTCTGGCTCCGGTCGGCAGCGCGCTGCTGGGCCTGAAAGTCGGTCAGCACATCGACTGGCCGGCTCCGGGCGGTAAATCGCTGAAACTGACGTTGCTGGAAGTCGAATCGCAGCCGGTCAACGGTGGCGTCTTTCCCGATTAA
- a CDS encoding class I adenylate cyclase: MTRTHEIRPDLDEGIDRKVLSQLRARFLKLNEGRLGRALEGLSTRQQGVLTLLPLFFHVNHPLLPGYVSGSAPAGLSNYEPDANALAEAQRLTRSFSYKPRHGSNPPRPIHGLFLMGSLGTLAQADQSDMDVWVCHAPDLSESELAELSKKCQLLETWAASQGAEAHFFLIDPVRFVKGERDTQLSSENCGTTQHYLLLDEFYRTAIWLAGRTPIWWLVPVYEENAYDLYTHTLLSKRFIRADETLDLGHLATIPPGEFIGAGLWQLFKGIESPYKSVLKLLLTEVYASEHPQVQCLSLRFKKAVFANQLDLDELDPYMVVYRRIEEYLTARNEPERLELVRRALYLKVNRKLTGTSRSQGWQRSLLEKLAGEWHWDQRQLALLDSRSQWKVRQVSAERRALVNELNYSYRFLTQFARTEQTVSLINKRDLNVLGRRLYAAFERKADKIEFINPGIAPDLAEDTLTLVQSRNKKEPGQTQWGLYNGSLTAQEWEHFAPIKRSRELLELLTWCHRNGVIDSSTRLALHPGTSDLSEFELFNLLGSLQQCIALPLPTVPEEPLLRAAVPSEVLMLVNVGVDPLKHHRDLNILMTTERTDSLSYAGVRENLVLTLDQVTLNSWNEVLVNRFDGPHALLDCLRDYLNNLPRGPLQPSLKVRCFCHNRAQFIARRVEEIVDTAQNLLLSDLNHRYLIQVQQHYHVLELVPGQVNHVALATLPALLDYLGEEQPRYSPLHLDPMALEEHDLALILPMGQPECIQVFYRITEQQAELYVLDEFNALWQQQLPYHDEQSLLVPLQRFLQSILFRREAVLPMDAGPEGRLETLYYQLLPSGPGRARRVEARPAPQTPVNKPFYDVQAIVGKAAPGEVQVTLYCNQREFSELEHGDQLFSVVAREIVEQRRESERYRCYITDLDLSGLLGDGQSSSNLYLRYKADLERALNEALEQV, encoded by the coding sequence ATGACGCGCACCCACGAAATCCGCCCCGACCTGGACGAGGGAATAGACCGCAAGGTACTCAGCCAGCTGCGCGCGCGCTTTCTCAAACTCAATGAAGGCCGCCTCGGTCGCGCTCTGGAAGGATTGTCGACGCGCCAGCAAGGCGTACTGACGCTGCTGCCGCTGTTTTTCCACGTCAATCATCCGCTGTTACCGGGGTATGTCTCGGGCAGTGCGCCGGCCGGCCTGTCCAATTATGAGCCGGATGCCAACGCGCTTGCCGAAGCCCAGCGCCTGACCCGTTCGTTTTCCTACAAGCCGCGCCATGGCAGCAATCCGCCGCGACCGATTCATGGCCTGTTCCTGATGGGCAGCCTTGGCACGCTGGCGCAGGCCGATCAGAGCGACATGGACGTGTGGGTTTGTCACGCGCCGGACCTGAGCGAAAGCGAACTCGCTGAATTGAGCAAGAAATGTCAGTTGCTCGAAACCTGGGCGGCGAGCCAGGGTGCCGAGGCGCATTTCTTCCTGATCGACCCGGTGCGCTTCGTCAAAGGCGAACGCGACACCCAGCTCAGTTCGGAAAACTGCGGAACCACTCAGCACTATCTGCTGCTCGACGAGTTTTATCGCACCGCGATCTGGCTCGCCGGACGTACGCCGATCTGGTGGCTGGTACCGGTCTACGAAGAGAACGCCTACGACCTCTATACCCACACCCTGCTGTCGAAGCGCTTTATCCGCGCCGACGAAACCCTCGACCTTGGCCATCTGGCGACAATTCCACCGGGGGAATTCATCGGCGCCGGTTTGTGGCAATTGTTCAAGGGCATCGAATCGCCGTACAAATCGGTGCTGAAACTGTTGCTGACCGAGGTCTATGCCAGCGAGCACCCGCAGGTTCAGTGCCTGAGCCTGCGCTTCAAGAAAGCCGTGTTCGCCAATCAGCTGGATCTGGATGAACTGGATCCGTACATGGTCGTGTACCGACGCATCGAGGAATACCTGACGGCGCGTAATGAACCGGAAAGGCTGGAACTGGTACGCCGCGCCCTGTATCTGAAGGTCAACCGCAAACTGACCGGCACCAGCCGCAGTCAGGGCTGGCAGCGCTCCCTGCTGGAAAAGCTGGCCGGCGAATGGCATTGGGATCAGCGGCAACTGGCCCTGCTCGACAGTCGCAGCCAGTGGAAAGTCCGCCAGGTCAGCGCCGAACGCCGGGCGCTGGTCAATGAACTGAACTACAGCTATCGCTTCCTGACCCAGTTCGCCCGCACCGAGCAGACTGTCAGCCTGATCAACAAGCGTGACCTCAATGTGCTCGGCCGTCGGCTCTACGCCGCCTTCGAACGCAAAGCCGACAAGATCGAGTTCATCAATCCCGGCATCGCCCCGGATCTGGCCGAAGACACCCTGACGCTGGTGCAGTCGCGCAACAAAAAGGAACCGGGGCAAACCCAGTGGGGCCTGTACAACGGCAGCCTCACCGCGCAGGAGTGGGAACACTTCGCGCCGATCAAGCGCAGCCGCGAGTTGCTCGAACTGCTGACCTGGTGCCATCGCAACGGCGTGATCGACAGCAGCACCCGCCTGGCGCTGCATCCCGGCACCAGCGACCTGAGTGAGTTCGAGTTGTTCAACCTGCTCGGCAGCCTGCAACAGTGCATCGCCCTGCCCTTGCCCACCGTGCCCGAAGAGCCGCTGCTGCGCGCCGCCGTGCCGAGCGAAGTGCTGATGCTGGTCAACGTCGGTGTCGACCCGCTCAAGCATCACCGCGACCTGAACATCCTGATGACCACCGAACGCACGGACTCGCTGAGCTACGCCGGTGTACGCGAAAATCTGGTGCTGACGCTGGATCAGGTCACGCTCAACAGCTGGAATGAAGTGCTGGTCAACCGCTTCGACGGGCCGCACGCCCTGCTCGACTGCCTGCGCGATTACCTCAACAACCTGCCACGCGGGCCGTTGCAGCCGTCGCTGAAGGTGCGTTGCTTCTGCCACAACCGCGCGCAATTCATTGCCCGGCGCGTCGAGGAAATCGTCGATACCGCGCAGAACCTGTTGCTCAGCGACTTGAATCACCGCTACCTGATCCAGGTGCAGCAGCACTATCACGTGCTGGAGTTGGTGCCGGGTCAAGTCAACCACGTTGCCCTCGCCACCCTGCCGGCGCTGCTCGATTACCTCGGTGAAGAACAGCCGCGCTACAGCCCGCTGCACCTGGACCCGATGGCGCTGGAAGAACACGACCTCGCGTTGATCCTGCCGATGGGCCAGCCGGAATGCATTCAGGTGTTCTACCGCATCACCGAGCAGCAGGCCGAACTGTATGTGCTGGATGAGTTCAACGCATTGTGGCAGCAACAATTGCCGTACCACGATGAACAGAGTTTGTTGGTACCGCTGCAGCGCTTTTTGCAATCGATCCTGTTCCGCCGCGAAGCCGTGCTGCCGATGGACGCCGGCCCCGAGGGTCGCCTCGAAACTTTGTATTACCAGTTATTGCCTTCCGGCCCGGGGCGTGCGCGCCGGGTCGAAGCGCGACCAGCACCGCAGACGCCGGTGAACAAGCCGTTCTATGACGTGCAGGCGATCGTCGGCAAAGCCGCACCGGGGGAAGTGCAAGTCACCTTGTATTGCAATCAACGGGAATTCAGCGAGCTGGAACATGGCGACCAGCTGTTCAGCGTGGTCGCCCGGGAGATCGTCGAGCAGCGCCGCGAAAGCGAACGCTATCGCTGCTACATCACCGACCTCGACCTTTCGGGCCTGCTCGGTGACGGGCAAAGTTCAAGCAATCTGTATCTGCGCTACAAGGCTGACCTGGAGCGCGCTCTGAACGAGGCACTCGAACAGGTCTGA
- a CDS encoding TIGR02647 family protein: MSLTPELVAELEVLALFPLDSSQEGLKIHQTAAPKHISAAKRLFEKDLTDQPDGGYLTSLGRDAAQNVQTVLTILREQETA, encoded by the coding sequence ATGTCGCTTACCCCTGAGCTGGTTGCCGAACTGGAAGTCCTCGCACTCTTTCCCCTGGACAGTTCCCAGGAAGGTTTGAAAATCCATCAGACCGCTGCCCCGAAACATATTTCTGCCGCCAAACGTCTCTTTGAAAAAGACCTGACCGATCAGCCCGACGGCGGTTATCTGACCAGCCTCGGCCGCGACGCCGCACAAAATGTGCAAACCGTGCTGACCATTCTCAGAGAGCAGGAAACAGCCTGA
- a CDS encoding glutathione S-transferase family protein produces the protein MFKLYGFSVSNYYNMVKLALLEKGLPFEEVTFYPTPTPESLAISPRGKVPVLGVDAGFINETAIILEYLEQTQKGTPLLPSDPFERAQVLAIAKEIELYIELPGRACYGEAFFGMTLPDAIKEKTKTELQLGFAALGRHGKFAPYVAGDSLSIADLYFLYSVPLACAVGQKLFGIDLLAEMPQAKALLEQLEQNPHVQKIAADKEAAMPAFLAMIAAKK, from the coding sequence ATGTTCAAGCTCTACGGATTCTCAGTCAGCAACTACTACAACATGGTCAAACTGGCGCTGCTGGAAAAAGGCCTGCCGTTCGAAGAGGTCACCTTCTACCCGACGCCGACACCGGAATCTCTGGCCATCAGCCCGCGTGGCAAGGTCCCGGTGCTCGGCGTGGACGCGGGTTTCATCAACGAAACCGCGATCATCCTCGAATACCTCGAACAGACCCAGAAAGGCACGCCGCTGCTGCCGAGCGATCCGTTCGAACGTGCGCAGGTGTTGGCGATTGCCAAGGAAATCGAGCTGTACATCGAGCTGCCGGGCCGCGCTTGTTATGGCGAAGCGTTTTTCGGCATGACCTTGCCGGACGCGATCAAGGAAAAGACCAAGACTGAATTGCAGCTGGGTTTTGCGGCGCTAGGCCGGCACGGCAAATTCGCCCCGTACGTGGCGGGCGACAGTTTGAGCATTGCCGATTTGTATTTCCTTTACAGCGTGCCACTGGCCTGTGCGGTCGGGCAAAAGCTGTTCGGGATTGATTTGCTGGCGGAGATGCCGCAGGCCAAGGCGTTGTTGGAGCAGCTTGAGCAGAATCCGCATGTGCAGAAGATTGCAGCGGACAAAGAAGCAGCGATGCCGGCGTTTTTGGCGATGATCGCTGCCAAGAAGTAA
- the argH gene encoding argininosuccinate lyase, with amino-acid sequence MSTDKTNQSWGGRFSEPVDAFVARFTASVTFDQRLYRHDIMGSIAHATMLAKVGVLTDAERDSIIDGLKTIQGEIEAGQFDWRIDLEDVHMNIEARLTDRIGVTGKKLHTGRSRNDQVATDIRLWLRDEIDLILAEITRLQKGLLEQAEREAASIMPGFTHLQTAQPVTFGHHMLAWFEMLSRDYERLVDCRKRTNRMPLGSAALAGTTYPIDREYTAQLLGFDAVGGNSLDNVSDRDFAIEFCSAASIAMMHLSRFSEELVLWTSAQFQFIDLPDRFCTGSSIMPQKKNPDVPELVRGKTGRVFGALMGLLTLMKGQPLAYNKDNQEDKEPLFDAADTLRDSLRAFADMIPAIKPKHAIMREAALRGFSTATDLADYLVRRGLPFRDCHEIVGHAVKYGVDTGKDLAEMSLEELRQFSDQIEQDVFAVLTLEGSVNARDHIGGTAPAQVKAAVVRGQALIASR; translated from the coding sequence ATGAGCACTGACAAGACCAATCAGTCCTGGGGCGGCCGCTTCAGTGAACCCGTCGACGCCTTCGTCGCCCGCTTCACCGCCTCCGTCACTTTCGACCAGCGCCTGTATCGCCACGACATCATGGGTTCGATCGCCCACGCCACCATGCTGGCCAAGGTCGGCGTGCTGACCGATGCCGAGCGCGACAGCATCATCGATGGCCTGAAGACCATTCAGGGCGAAATCGAGGCCGGCCAGTTCGACTGGCGCATCGATCTCGAAGACGTGCACATGAACATCGAAGCACGCCTGACCGATCGCATCGGCGTCACCGGTAAAAAGCTGCACACCGGGCGTAGCCGTAACGACCAGGTCGCCACCGACATCCGCCTGTGGCTGCGTGACGAGATCGACCTGATCCTCGCCGAAATCACCCGCCTGCAAAAAGGCCTGCTGGAGCAAGCCGAGCGCGAAGCCGCGAGCATCATGCCGGGCTTCACTCACCTGCAGACCGCGCAACCAGTGACTTTCGGTCACCACATGCTGGCCTGGTTCGAAATGCTCAGCCGCGATTACGAGCGTCTGGTCGACTGCCGCAAGCGTACCAATCGCATGCCGTTGGGCAGCGCTGCGCTGGCCGGCACCACCTACCCGATCGACCGCGAATACACCGCGCAACTGCTGGGTTTCGATGCGGTCGGCGGCAACTCGCTGGACAACGTTTCCGATCGCGACTTCGCCATCGAATTCTGCTCGGCCGCGAGCATCGCGATGATGCACTTGTCGCGTTTCTCCGAAGAGCTGGTGCTGTGGACCAGCGCGCAGTTCCAGTTCATCGATCTGCCGGATCGTTTCTGCACCGGCAGCTCGATCATGCCGCAAAAGAAAAACCCCGACGTGCCAGAGCTGGTACGTGGCAAGACCGGGCGTGTGTTCGGCGCACTGATGGGTCTGCTGACCCTGATGAAAGGCCAGCCGCTGGCCTATAACAAAGACAACCAGGAAGACAAGGAGCCGCTGTTCGACGCCGCCGATACTCTGCGCGATTCGCTGCGGGCCTTTGCCGACATGATCCCGGCGATCAAACCGAAGCACGCGATCATGCGTGAAGCGGCGTTGCGCGGTTTCTCCACCGCGACCGACCTGGCGGATTATCTGGTGCGTCGTGGTTTGCCGTTCCGTGATTGCCACGAAATCGTTGGCCATGCCGTTAAGTACGGCGTCGACACTGGCAAGGATCTGGCCGAGATGAGCCTGGAAGAACTGCGTCAGTTCAGCGATCAGATCGAGCAGGATGTGTTTGCCGTGCTGACCCTGGAAGGCTCGGTGAATGCCCGTGACCACATCGGCGGGACTGCACCGGCGCAGGTCAAGGCAGCGGTAGTACGCGGCCAGGCCCTGATCGCCAGCCGCTAA
- a CDS encoding LytR/AlgR family response regulator transcription factor, which translates to MNVLIVDDEPLARERLSRMVSELEGYTVLEPSATNGEEALALIDSHKPDIVLLDIRMPGLDGLQVAARLCERETPPAVVFCTSPDEFAVEALQASAVGYVVKPVRTEHLHDALKRAERPNRAQLSALTRPAAESGTGPRSHISARTRKGIELIPLDQVVYFIADHKYVTLRHEAGEVLLDEPLKALEDEFGERFVRIHRNALVARDRIERLQRTPLGHFQLFLKGLNGDALIVSRRHVAGVRKMMQGL; encoded by the coding sequence ATGAATGTCCTGATCGTTGATGACGAACCACTCGCTCGCGAGCGCCTCAGCCGAATGGTGAGCGAGCTCGAGGGTTATACAGTTCTGGAGCCCAGCGCCACGAATGGCGAGGAGGCGTTGGCACTGATCGACAGCCACAAGCCGGATATCGTGCTGCTCGATATCCGCATGCCAGGCCTCGATGGCCTGCAGGTTGCTGCCCGTCTGTGCGAACGAGAAACGCCGCCCGCCGTGGTGTTTTGCACCAGCCCCGATGAATTTGCCGTGGAAGCCCTGCAGGCCAGCGCCGTGGGCTATGTGGTGAAACCCGTGCGAACCGAACATCTGCATGACGCCCTGAAACGGGCGGAACGTCCCAACCGGGCGCAACTCTCGGCCCTGACCCGTCCCGCTGCCGAAAGCGGCACCGGCCCGCGCAGCCACATCAGCGCGCGTACTCGCAAAGGCATCGAACTGATCCCGCTGGATCAGGTGGTCTATTTCATTGCCGACCACAAATACGTGACCTTGCGCCACGAGGCCGGCGAAGTGCTGCTCGACGAGCCACTCAAGGCCCTTGAAGACGAATTCGGCGAGCGTTTCGTGCGTATCCACCGCAACGCGCTGGTCGCCCGCGACCGCATCGAGCGCCTGCAACGCACGCCGCTGGGGCATTTCCAGCTGTTCCTCAAAGGTCTCAATGGTGATGCGCTGATCGTCAGCCGTCGGCATGTGGCCGGTGTGCGCAAAATGATGCAGGGCCTGTAA
- the hemC gene encoding hydroxymethylbilane synthase: MSSREIRIATRKSALALWQAEYVKARLEAAHPGLLVTLVPMVSRGDKLLDSPLSKIGGKGLFVKELETALLENQADIAVHSMKDVPMDFPEGLGLFCICEREDPRDAFVSNTYDSLEALPAGSIVGTSSLRRQAQLLTRRPDLEIRFLRGNVNTRLAKLDAGEYDAIILAAAGLIRLGFEERITSAISVDDSLPAGGQGAVGIECRSADTQIHALLAPLHHADTSSRVTAERALNKHLNGGCQVPIACYAVLEGEQLWLRGLVGEPSGGKLLSAEARAPRADAEALGVKVAEDLLSQGADDILKAVYGEAGHE, translated from the coding sequence ATGTCCTCTCGCGAAATCCGCATCGCCACCCGTAAAAGTGCGCTGGCCCTCTGGCAGGCCGAATACGTCAAAGCCCGTCTGGAAGCGGCCCATCCGGGCTTGCTGGTGACGCTGGTGCCCATGGTCAGTCGCGGCGACAAGCTGCTCGATTCGCCGCTGTCGAAAATCGGCGGCAAGGGCCTGTTCGTCAAGGAACTGGAAACCGCGCTGCTGGAAAATCAAGCCGACATCGCCGTGCATTCGATGAAAGACGTGCCGATGGACTTCCCTGAAGGCCTCGGTCTGTTTTGCATTTGCGAACGCGAAGACCCGCGCGACGCTTTCGTTTCCAATACCTATGACAGCCTTGAAGCGTTGCCTGCCGGCAGCATCGTCGGCACCTCGAGTCTGCGTCGTCAGGCGCAACTGCTGACCCGTCGCCCGGATCTTGAGATCCGCTTCCTGCGCGGTAACGTCAATACGCGTCTGGCCAAACTTGATGCTGGCGAGTACGACGCGATCATCCTCGCGGCGGCTGGTCTGATCCGCCTCGGTTTCGAAGAGCGCATCACTTCGGCGATCAGCGTCGACGACAGTTTGCCGGCCGGTGGCCAGGGCGCAGTCGGTATTGAATGCCGCAGCGCCGACACGCAAATCCACGCCTTGCTCGCGCCGCTGCATCACGCCGATACCTCGTCGCGCGTGACCGCCGAACGTGCCCTCAACAAACATCTGAATGGCGGCTGCCAAGTGCCGATCGCCTGCTACGCCGTGCTTGAAGGCGAGCAGTTGTGGCTGCGTGGTCTGGTCGGTGAACCGAGCGGCGGCAAGCTGCTCAGTGCCGAAGCTCGTGCACCGCGCGCCGATGCCGAAGCGCTGGGCGTGAAAGTCGCTGAAGACCTGCTCAGCCAAGGTGCGGACGACATTCTCAAAGCGGTCTACGGCGAGGCAGGTCACGAGTGA